Part of the Prevotella communis genome is shown below.
TGCAGAGACAAAAGAAGAAACAGAACCAGAAGAAGCATGAAACTGTCAGTTATCATAGTCAACTATAACGTACGCTACTATCTTGAACAGTGTATCTACAGCGTGCAGCGTGCTGCCGAGGGCCTGGAGTACGAGATCTTCGTGGTTGACAATCACTCCAGTGATGATTCCATCAGATATCTCAAGAAGCGCTTCAAGGATAGTATCAACCTGATAGAATGCAGTCATAACCAGGGTTTTGCCAAGGCCAATAATATTGCTATCCGACAGTCGGAAGGTGAATATGTGCTTCTGTTGAATCCTGATACGATTGTTGGCGAGAAGTGTATCCGTGAGGTTCTGGATTTCATGGATGCCCATCCACAGGCGGGTGGGGCAGGTGTGAAGATGTACGATGGTGCCGGACATGTGGCCCGTGAGTCGCGCCGCGGTCTCCCCACACCCTTCGTCTCCTTCCTGAAGATGCTGGGCTTCACCCGACGCTATTACATGAGTCATTTGTCATGGGACGAACCGGGCCAGATTGAGGTGGTGAGTGGCGCTTTCATGATGCTGCGTCGTGAGGCACTCGATAAGATTGGTCTCCTGGACGAGGATTTCTTCATGTATGGCGAGGATATCGACCTGTCATACAGAATCCTGAAGGCAGGTTACGAGAACTGGTATGTGCCGGGCCGTATCGTTCATTACAAGGGCGAGTCTACGCAGAAGTCCAGCTTCCGTTATGTCCACGTTTTCTATCAGGCCATGCTGATTTTCTTCCGTAAGCACTATGGTCACCTCAGTCTGCTGGTCACACTGCCCATCAAGGTGGCTATCTATTTCCGTGCGCTGATAGCCCTGATACAGATGTTGTATATGCGCTTGCGTAAGTCGCTGGGTTTCTTCCCCAAACGCCGATACGACATCGTCTATATCTATAAAGGCAGCAAGAGGGTGCGGTCGCGCTTCAATGCTATCGTCAAGCGTAAGGGACTGACCACTGCAACAGGTGGAAACGGCTGTTTTGTTTATGATACGAGCACCATATCCTATGAGGATATCATATCCGATATGGCCGCGAATCCTGGTCATATCCTGGGCACATATACCAAGGAGAGCAACGTGATTATAACCCCGATGGAGATAGTAGGATGAAACAGGTTCAGCAGATATCACTCAGGGCGATGGAGCCTGAAGACCTGGATTTGCTCTATCGTATAGAGAACGACGAGTCTATGTGGGGCATGAGTCTCACCAACGTGCCATACTCCCGTTTTGTATTGCACGAGTTCATGTCAGATACCACCGGCGATATCTATACCGACAAACAAGTCCGCCTGATTGTCGAGGATGACCGGCACCAGCCCATCGGACTGGCCGATATCATGAAGTTCGACCCCAAGAACCAGAAAGCAGAGATAGGCATCGTTATCTGTAAGTCCTGTCGCTGTCAGGGTTATGCAAAGGCAGCTGTAGAGCGCCTGCATCAATATGCCCACGACACCCTTCATCTGCACCAGTTGTATGCCGTTGTTGCCGTGGAGAACGAAGCCTCTCTGCACCTGTTCCAGGGAATGGGCTATCGCCAGACAGGCAGCCTGAGTGACTGGCTTTTCGATGGAAAAACCTATCACGACGCCATCGTCCTGCAACGCCTGTTATAGGGGATAGCGACGCCTGAATTCCGAACAGGTGATAGCTGTGGCAATAGCCACATTAAGACTTTCCGGACCTTCGTGAAACTGTGGTATCAGCAGCCTGCGGTTAATCAGCTTACGGATAGGTGCCGAGATGCCATTTCCCTCGTTGCCCATCACGATGATACCCTCCTTGCTCAGTTCCTGCGTGTAGATATCTTGTCCGTCGAGCAGCGTGCCGTAGACAGGTACCTGTGCCTTACTGATCAGTTCCTGTAAGTCTGTATAAATAATGTTCACGCGCGCAATACTGCCCATCGTAGCCTGTACCACCTTGGGACTCCATGCATCCGCCGTATTCTCCGAACAGTAGATGGTGTCAATACCAAACCAGTCGGCTATCCTGATGATCGTACCCAGGTTGCCCGGGTCTTGCACGTCGTCAAGGGCCAGTGACAGACTGGAAACCGATGGTATCGATTCCGTAGGGATGAAAAACAGCGCCAGAACCCTTTGTGGATGCTGCAGGAAACTCACCCGGCGCAGTTCCTCATCGCTGACCTCCTGGAAGGTCTGCCCCTGACTTTCCCATTCGCTTGTGGCAAATATGGTGTGAGCCTTGAATCCTGCACGCAGCAGGTCGCCAACCACCTTTGGTCCTTCTGCCACGAAGAGACCTTCCTTCTTGCGGTATTTCTTTTGCTCCAGTTGGCGCACAAATTTTATCTGGTTTTTGCTAATCATATTGCAAAATTACTAATTTTTTTTATAATACCGTCAGATTTTCTTATTTAATTAGTACCTTTGCATCTGATTATGCGAAACGTACACTTTCTGACCTCTTTTTTTCTGGGTGCGATGGTCTTTTTCTCATCGTGCTCCAGCACAAAATATGTACCAAAAGACCAGTATCTGCTGAAAAGCGTGAAGGTGAAGTCGGAAAGCAACTATCATGATATCAATACGTTGGCTCTGCGCAATTATGTCAGACAAATGCCCAATAGCCGATGGTTCTCGCTCTATAAGCTTCCCCTTGCCGTCTATTCCCTGTCGGGCAGGGACAGCACGAAGTGGATCAACCGCACGTTGAAGTCGATGGGCGAGGCTCCTGTCGTGTTCGACAGTCTTTCTTCCGTACAGACTTGTGCCGACCTGGCCCAGCAGTTGAAGAACGAGGGCTTCCTTGACGCACAGGTCAGGCTGCAGGTATCCACGAAAGGACGCAAGGCGAAGGTCGAATATCTCCTGCAACCCGGCGAACCCTATTTCGTGGATAGTATCGGCTATGCGACTCAGGATACCACCATCGCCCGTATCTTGTCCCAGCAGGGTGCGTCTGCCAGTCTGTTATACAAGGGCATGAAGTTTGACGTGTCCAAACTGGATGCCGAGCGCAAGCGTATCAGCACGCTCCTCTCAGATTCCGGCTATTACCGTTTTCATAAGGACTATATCACCTATCAGGCTGATTCCATATCCCATTCGCGACTCATCAACCTGACGTTGCATCTGGCGCCTTATCAGCTGCCCAACGAGGAATATGTGCCTCATACGCGTTACTGGATGCGTCATATCAATTACGGTAGCGGCAGCCCCGGTGATAACCAGATTCACCTCCGCCAGCATGTGCTCCAGGAGTGCACGCACCTGCATTCTGGCAGTCCTTATTCCGCCTCCGGTTTGCAGAATACGTATAACCACTTCGGACGCCTGCAGGCCGTGAAATATACGAATATCACCTTTAAGCAGGTGCCGGATGCCGACTCGCTGGATTGCCAGATCCTCCTGCAGAACAACAAGCCCTCTACGCTGAGTTTCCAGCCTGAAGGTACGAATACGGCGGGCGACCTGGGCGCTGCGGCCTCGCTGACTTACCAGAACCGCAACCTGTTTCGTGGTAGCGAGGTGCTGAGCGTCCAGTTGCGTGGTGCCTACGAGGCCATCCGCGGTCTGGAGGGCTACTCCAATCAGAACTTCGTGGAATATAGCGCCGAGGCCAAGTTGCAGTTCCCCCGATTCATCTCGCCCTTTGTCAACCGGCGAATCCGTCGGCTGGTCAATGCCACCAGCGAGGTGTCCCTGCTTTACGATATGCAGGACCGTCCTGAGTTCCACCGCCGGCTCCTCTCTGCTGCCTGGCGCTACAAGTGGAGCTTCCCGCATCGCAAGGATAAGTTCCAGGTGGATGTGCTCGACCTCAACTATGTCTTCATGCCCTGGATATCAGAGACGTTTCATAATGAGTATCTGAGAAATGACAACAACCGTAACGCCATCCTGCGTTATAACTACGAGGATCTGTTTATCACCAAGATTGGTTTCGGATATTCCATCACCAAGGGCAATACGGCGTTTAAGTCGAATATCGAGACCTCGGGTAACCTGCTCTCACTGGCGTCTCGCATGTGGAATGCCAAGAAAGACGAACTGGGTCATTATCAGGTGTTTAACATCGCCTTTGCGCAGTATGTGAAGTGCGATTTGGATCTGAGTCATGTCCTGATGATTGATAAGAACAACCAACTGGTTTTCCATGCTGGTCTTGGCGTGGCCTATCCCTATGGCAACTCCACCGTGATGCCCTTTGAAAAACGCTATTTCTCCGGTGGTGCCAATAGTGTGCGTGGATGGACCGTGCGTTCTTTGGGACCGGGACAGTATAAGGAACAGGACGGACGTATCAACTTCATCAACCAGACGGGTGATATGAAGCTCGACCTGAATGCCGAGTATCGCACGTACCTGTTCTGGAAATTCAACGGAGCCCTCTTCGTGGATGCCGGTAATATCTGGACCATCCGCCAGTACGACGAACAGCCCGGCGGACAGTTCAGCTTCAAGGATTTTCCCCGTCAGCTGGCAGTCAGCTATGGACTGGGCCTGCGCCTGAACTTCGACTATTTCATCCTGCGTTTCGACCTGGGTATGAAGGCGGTCAACCCGGCTTACGAGGCCGAGGACGATGAGCACTATCCTGTGCTTCATCCTAACTTCAAGCGCGACTATGCCTTCCATTTCGCCGTGGGAATGCCGTTCTGATTCAATTAAGAATTAAGAGTTAAGAGTTATATATATCATAAATGCTGAGATTTATATCATTTGGAAGCGGAAGCAGTGGTAACTGCTATTATCTATACACAGAGACGGACAGTCTCATTATTGATGCCGGCGTAGGCATCCGTTCGTTGAAGAAGTATTTTCGTGACTACGGACTGGACATCTACAAGGTGCATCGCATCCTGATTACGCATGATCATGCCGACCATATCAAGTGTGTGGGCAGCCTGAGCCATGATTACCAACTGCCCGTCTTTGCCACCCGTACCGTCCACGAGGGTATTGACCGTAATTTCTGTGTGGTACGTAAGGTTGGTGCCGAACTGCGTCATTACGTGGAGCCAGGTGTCACGGTACAGTTGGGCGAGTTCGCCGTAACCCCGTTCACCGTGCCCCACGACAGTAGTGATAACGTGGGCTATATGATTGAGGTCCAGGACACCACGTTCTGCATCATTACCGATGCCGGCCGTGTGACCGACGAGATGGCACAGTATATCGGTCGTGCCCAGCACCTGGTCATCGAGGCCAATCATGATTGCGAGATGTTGCAGCAGGGACCCTATCCGCAGTATCTGAAGGAACGTATTGCCAATGGCTTCGGTCATCTGAACAACGAGGCGTGTGGTCAGGCTATTGCCACGAACATGTGCGAGCACCTGCGTCACGTATGGCTTTGCCATCTCTCGGAGGAGAACAACCACCCCGAACTGGCACGCAAGACCATCGAGACCATCCTGCGCTCCTATGGTATCGTGGCCGGCAAGGATTTCGAACTGGAAGTGCTGAAACGCACCAAGCCTACGGGTATTTTTGACTGCGTCTAATTAACAGCCGCCTGCATATTTATTCGTATAGCGTATTTTTTTTTCCTTTTATACCTGATATTCAATATAATTTTGTAACTTTGCGGTCGGTTTATGAAGACTATTGATAAAATAGAAGGAACATATGCTGCTGTAGTACGGATTCTGGATAATTATCTGGAAATGAATAATCATCGCAAAACGCCCGAGCGTTATGCGATTCTTCGTGCGGTTTATAGTATGGATGGGCATTTCACCATTGATGAACTGGGCGCGAAACTGGCAGAGAATGATAAATTCCCCGTCTCCCGTGCCACGCTTTATAATACGCTGAATCTCTTCATGGAGTTGCGCCTGGTGATCCGCCACCGTTTTCAGGGCACTACGAAATATGAGGCATGCCGTTCTGA
Proteins encoded:
- a CDS encoding BamA/TamA family outer membrane protein — encoded protein: MRNVHFLTSFFLGAMVFFSSCSSTKYVPKDQYLLKSVKVKSESNYHDINTLALRNYVRQMPNSRWFSLYKLPLAVYSLSGRDSTKWINRTLKSMGEAPVVFDSLSSVQTCADLAQQLKNEGFLDAQVRLQVSTKGRKAKVEYLLQPGEPYFVDSIGYATQDTTIARILSQQGASASLLYKGMKFDVSKLDAERKRISTLLSDSGYYRFHKDYITYQADSISHSRLINLTLHLAPYQLPNEEYVPHTRYWMRHINYGSGSPGDNQIHLRQHVLQECTHLHSGSPYSASGLQNTYNHFGRLQAVKYTNITFKQVPDADSLDCQILLQNNKPSTLSFQPEGTNTAGDLGAAASLTYQNRNLFRGSEVLSVQLRGAYEAIRGLEGYSNQNFVEYSAEAKLQFPRFISPFVNRRIRRLVNATSEVSLLYDMQDRPEFHRRLLSAAWRYKWSFPHRKDKFQVDVLDLNYVFMPWISETFHNEYLRNDNNRNAILRYNYEDLFITKIGFGYSITKGNTAFKSNIETSGNLLSLASRMWNAKKDELGHYQVFNIAFAQYVKCDLDLSHVLMIDKNNQLVFHAGLGVAYPYGNSTVMPFEKRYFSGGANSVRGWTVRSLGPGQYKEQDGRINFINQTGDMKLDLNAEYRTYLFWKFNGALFVDAGNIWTIRQYDEQPGGQFSFKDFPRQLAVSYGLGLRLNFDYFILRFDLGMKAVNPAYEAEDDEHYPVLHPNFKRDYAFHFAVGMPF
- a CDS encoding Fur family transcriptional regulator — its product is MKTIDKIEGTYAAVVRILDNYLEMNNHRKTPERYAILRAVYSMDGHFTIDELGAKLAENDKFPVSRATLYNTLNLFMELRLVIRHRFQGTTKYEACRSDNNHCHQICTVCGKVTEIKVPEVVEAIEDMHLKRFRKDGFSLYIYGICSVCQGALTRKSKKRNN
- a CDS encoding TrmH family RNA methyltransferase; this translates as MISKNQIKFVRQLEQKKYRKKEGLFVAEGPKVVGDLLRAGFKAHTIFATSEWESQGQTFQEVSDEELRRVSFLQHPQRVLALFFIPTESIPSVSSLSLALDDVQDPGNLGTIIRIADWFGIDTIYCSENTADAWSPKVVQATMGSIARVNIIYTDLQELISKAQVPVYGTLLDGQDIYTQELSKEGIIVMGNEGNGISAPIRKLINRRLLIPQFHEGPESLNVAIATAITCSEFRRRYPL
- a CDS encoding glycosyltransferase family 2 protein encodes the protein MKLSVIIVNYNVRYYLEQCIYSVQRAAEGLEYEIFVVDNHSSDDSIRYLKKRFKDSINLIECSHNQGFAKANNIAIRQSEGEYVLLLNPDTIVGEKCIREVLDFMDAHPQAGGAGVKMYDGAGHVARESRRGLPTPFVSFLKMLGFTRRYYMSHLSWDEPGQIEVVSGAFMMLRREALDKIGLLDEDFFMYGEDIDLSYRILKAGYENWYVPGRIVHYKGESTQKSSFRYVHVFYQAMLIFFRKHYGHLSLLVTLPIKVAIYFRALIALIQMLYMRLRKSLGFFPKRRYDIVYIYKGSKRVRSRFNAIVKRKGLTTATGGNGCFVYDTSTISYEDIISDMAANPGHILGTYTKESNVIITPMEIVG
- a CDS encoding MBL fold metallo-hydrolase; the protein is MLRFISFGSGSSGNCYYLYTETDSLIIDAGVGIRSLKKYFRDYGLDIYKVHRILITHDHADHIKCVGSLSHDYQLPVFATRTVHEGIDRNFCVVRKVGAELRHYVEPGVTVQLGEFAVTPFTVPHDSSDNVGYMIEVQDTTFCIITDAGRVTDEMAQYIGRAQHLVIEANHDCEMLQQGPYPQYLKERIANGFGHLNNEACGQAIATNMCEHLRHVWLCHLSEENNHPELARKTIETILRSYGIVAGKDFELEVLKRTKPTGIFDCV
- a CDS encoding GNAT family N-acetyltransferase; its protein translation is MKQVQQISLRAMEPEDLDLLYRIENDESMWGMSLTNVPYSRFVLHEFMSDTTGDIYTDKQVRLIVEDDRHQPIGLADIMKFDPKNQKAEIGIVICKSCRCQGYAKAAVERLHQYAHDTLHLHQLYAVVAVENEASLHLFQGMGYRQTGSLSDWLFDGKTYHDAIVLQRLL